A genomic region of Manihot esculenta cultivar AM560-2 chromosome 15, M.esculenta_v8, whole genome shotgun sequence contains the following coding sequences:
- the LOC110601490 gene encoding loganic acid O-methyltransferase — translation MSPSTVTILKSPPMKGGDDEYSYTKNSTFQKETISIAKEIIDEEIAHKLDIKGLLSATSSSSFRIADLGCSVGPNTFIAMENVIEAVKHKYQSQGLTSQIPEFQVFFNDQDSNDFNTLLRSLPHKSPYFAAGVAGSFHARLFPKSSLHFIHASHALHWLSQVPNEVVDKNSAAWNKGRIFYTTAPEEVRKAYAAQFAKDVEMFLDARAKELVAGGMLVLIIGSFRNGISPSRTLASVLFDILESTLLDMAKEGLISEAQVDSFNLPIYFTSPDEMEHIIEKNGCFKIERTELFNPESVVKATLSGQACTMHFRAGFEGMLGNHFGSEIIDELFYRHSKKAEEFSSRLQASSNEGNQLFLALKRK, via the exons aTGAGCCCTAGCACAGTCACAATACTGAAATCACCCCCAATGAAAGGCGGAGATGACGAGTATAGCTACACCAAAAACTCCACGTTTCAG AAAGAAACCATAAGTATTGCAAAGGAGATTATTGATGAGGAAATTGCTCATAAGCTTGACATAAAAGGTCTCCTTTCTGCTACAAGTTCAAGCTCATTTCGTATAGCGGATTTAGGATGTTCAGTTGGGCCAAATACCTTCATTGCTATGGAAAATGTGATTGAAGCTGTCAAACACAAGTATCAATCCCAAGGTCTCACATCCCAAATCCCAGAATTTCAAGTGTTCTTTAATGATCAAGACTCCAATGATTTCAACACGCTCCTCAGGTCTCTGCCTCACAAAAGCCCATACTTTGCTGCTGGGGTGGCAGGATCTTTCCATGCACGGTTGTTCCCCAAGTCCTCTCTCCATTTTATACATGCTTCCCACGCATTACATTGGCTATCTCAGGTGCCAAATGAAGTGGTAGATAAGAACTCTGCTGCTTGGAACAAGGGCAGAATTTTCTACACCACTGCACCAGAAGAGGTGCGCAAAGCTTACGCTGCTCAGTTTGCAAAAGACGTGGAGATGTTTTTGGACGCTAGAGCAAAAGAGCTTGTGGCTGGTGGGATGCTGGTGCTGATTATAGGATCATTCCGAAATGGGATTTCTCCTTCTCGCACCTTAGCTTCTGTGTTGTTCGATATCTTGGAGTCTACCTTGCTGGACATGGCAAAAGAG GGGTTGATAAGCGAAGCTCAGGTGGATTCTTTCAATCTGCCTATCTATTTTACTTCTCCTGACGAGATGGAacatattatagaaaaaaatggGTGCTTCAAAATTGAGAGGACTGAGTTGTTCAACCCAGAATCTGTTGTTAAAGCTACATTGAGTGGACAGGCATGCACCATGCACTTTAGAGCTGGTTTTGAAGGAATGCTCGGCAACCATTTTGGAAGTGAGATTATTGATGAACTGTTCTATCGGCATTCCAAGAAAGCTGAAGAGTTCTCCTCCAGACTGCAGGCTAGCTCCAATGAAGGAAATCAACTGTTTCTTGCTCTGAAGCGGAAATGA